The Megalobrama amblycephala isolate DHTTF-2021 linkage group LG7, ASM1881202v1, whole genome shotgun sequence genome window below encodes:
- the LOC125272308 gene encoding ras-related protein Rab-9A-like → MIMTTKSSLLKVILLGDGGVGKSSLMNRYVSNKFDSHLFHTIGVEFLNKELEVDGHTVTLQIWDTAGQERFRSLRTPFYRGSDCCLLTFSVDDNQSFLNLNNWTKEFAYYADVRDPEKFPFVVLGNKVDVTERQVSMEDAQRWCQENGGYPYFETSAKDATNVSAAFEEAVRRVLASEDRTEHLLPTDTVDIRRKPRSNGSCC, encoded by the coding sequence ATGATCATGACCACCAAATCGTCTTTGCTGAAGGTGATTCTGCTGGGGGATGGTGGCGTGGGAAAGTCATCCCTCATGAACCGCTACGTCTCCAACAAGTTTGATTCACATCTATTCCACACAATCGGTGTAGAGTTTCTTAACAAAGAGCTGGAGGTGGACGGTCACACGGTTACCCTACAGATCTGGGACACAGCAGGCCAGGAGAGGTTCAGAAGTCTCCGTACGCCCTTTTACCGTGGCTCTGACTGCTGTCTGCTCACATTTAGCGTGGATGATAATCAAAGTTTCCTGAACCTCAACAACTGGACGAAAGAGTTTGCATACTACGCAGATGTCAGGGACCCAGAGAAATTTCCTTTTGTTGTTCTAGGAAATAAAGTAGATGTGACGGAGCGTCAGGTGTCAATGGAAGATGCTCAAAGGTGGTGTCAAGAGAATGGTGGATATCCATACTTTGAAACAAGCGCGAAGGATGCCACTAATGTCTCAGCTGCTTTTGAGGAAGCAGTTAGGCGTGTGCTCGCATCTGAAGATCGCACAGAACATCTGCTGCCCACAGACACTGTTGACATACGCAGAAAGCCGCGTTCTAACGGCTCGTGCTGTTGa